The following coding sequences are from one Crateriforma spongiae window:
- a CDS encoding TAT-variant-translocated molybdopterin oxidoreductase: MARPSETSSSAAANGRPASSSKNRSRFWRSLSDWQQSEDFDQYLHREFPVAASEFPEGVSRRRWMQIMGASLAMAGVAGCRYPEELIAPFVLRPEGRVPGERYLRATNIELAGRVYHLLISCVDGRPLKVEPNTDHPAGGGTDVYSQASILSLFDPDRARVDDGPLAKASENGRRVAAGWDEFTRYGQALIRTAESSKGRSFALLMQPTRSPSTVRMIKQLQSKLPEMTIARYDSVTNEVMRKATTQAFGKPAQQVLNLADAKTIVTLEADVLGRDAGFVNNAAGFAQSRDPNSESMSRLYVVEGGYTQTGATADARLSLRPSQMAAFLAELERRVDAASGESADEETKADTAYDQLDHAGRLKRFIESLASDIAASPADSVVVVGEHLGPEAIAAGIRLNQKLGSLGKLQTFTSPADAEIEDSVSVAELADKIGAGEIDSLVIVDGNPVFTAPADVDLAAAIAAVDNSVYLGEYDDETGAVCKWSVPVSHPLESWNDTVDDHGYYGVTQPQILPLLSGKTVPEALAVMMGLPVTSGEQIVRATAEQVSGASISNRQWRKLLHDGYAEDLKQDDEEFTPSGDAPTADADALVVVEQADKDDIEVIFHAADGIFDGRFANNGWLQELPQSITKVTWDNAAVMSPSTASVIDIHHGQMVTIRNSDGVKVTLPVYELPGCAPGVISVPIGYGRERAGMVGGLVSEEIEAVGVDVQPIRFSDAMLLATSMEARRVETTYDLATTQDHWAIDELGREETEARSFSLVREGTTALLKKLPEFVEAKSPHVPAVGPAGSLWEEPINTIEKEEPNLPQWGMSIDLTKCIGCNACMVACQSENNVPIVGREQVKNSREMHWLRIDRYFQGDSEFADVVQEPVACMHCETAPCEQVCPVAATVHTDEGLNAMAYNRCIGTRYCANNCPFKVRRFNYFNYNSDVGVGYGIDAYESNIENASRKLQALVLNPDVTVRGRGVMEKCTYCVQRIEAAKINARKDGGRPIEDGEVVTACQSACPTRAIEFGNVGDSESKVSKAREDIRSYGMLPQLNVKPRTTYMARIRNTPASLMTTAQLHDLEHLEAPHHGDHHHGDGDHDDHGDHGHGDQGHGEQGHGDHDHGESGHDHDAHDAGSAKPAETT; the protein is encoded by the coding sequence ATGGCTCGTCCTTCTGAAACATCATCGTCCGCCGCCGCCAACGGCCGACCGGCATCGTCATCCAAGAACCGTTCGCGGTTTTGGCGAAGTCTGTCCGATTGGCAGCAAAGCGAAGACTTTGACCAGTACCTGCATCGCGAATTTCCGGTCGCCGCATCGGAGTTTCCCGAAGGCGTGTCGCGTCGTCGGTGGATGCAAATCATGGGCGCTTCGCTGGCCATGGCCGGCGTGGCCGGGTGTCGGTATCCGGAAGAACTGATTGCGCCGTTCGTGCTGCGTCCCGAGGGCCGTGTTCCCGGTGAACGATACCTGCGGGCGACCAACATCGAATTGGCCGGCCGCGTTTATCACTTGCTGATCAGTTGTGTTGACGGTCGGCCGCTGAAGGTCGAACCGAATACCGATCACCCCGCCGGTGGCGGCACTGATGTTTATTCGCAAGCGTCGATTTTGTCGCTGTTCGATCCCGACCGTGCCCGCGTCGACGATGGTCCATTGGCCAAAGCGTCCGAGAACGGACGACGCGTTGCCGCCGGCTGGGATGAATTCACACGTTACGGCCAAGCCCTGATTCGCACAGCGGAATCCAGCAAAGGCCGCTCGTTTGCTTTGTTGATGCAACCCACGCGATCCCCGTCGACCGTGCGGATGATCAAGCAGTTGCAGTCGAAGTTGCCCGAGATGACGATCGCCCGTTACGACTCGGTCACCAACGAAGTCATGCGGAAAGCGACGACCCAGGCGTTCGGCAAGCCCGCACAGCAAGTCCTGAATCTGGCCGACGCCAAGACGATCGTCACGTTGGAAGCCGACGTGCTGGGCCGTGATGCCGGGTTCGTCAACAACGCCGCCGGCTTTGCCCAGTCGCGGGATCCGAATTCAGAATCAATGAGCCGGTTGTACGTCGTCGAAGGCGGGTACACCCAAACCGGCGCAACGGCCGACGCGCGGTTGTCGCTGCGTCCCAGCCAAATGGCGGCCTTCTTGGCCGAACTGGAACGTCGCGTCGATGCGGCGTCGGGTGAATCGGCTGATGAAGAGACCAAAGCTGACACGGCCTACGACCAACTGGATCACGCCGGCCGACTGAAACGCTTCATCGAAAGTTTGGCAAGCGACATCGCCGCTTCGCCCGCGGACAGCGTGGTCGTCGTCGGCGAACATTTGGGGCCCGAGGCGATCGCCGCTGGCATTCGGCTGAACCAAAAGCTTGGTTCGCTTGGCAAGCTGCAAACGTTTACTTCGCCCGCCGACGCCGAAATCGAAGACTCGGTTTCGGTCGCCGAATTGGCCGACAAGATTGGTGCCGGCGAAATTGATTCGCTGGTCATCGTTGACGGCAACCCGGTGTTCACCGCACCGGCCGACGTGGACCTGGCGGCCGCGATCGCCGCGGTCGACAACTCGGTTTACTTGGGCGAATACGACGACGAAACCGGTGCCGTTTGCAAATGGTCGGTTCCGGTCAGTCATCCGTTGGAAAGCTGGAACGACACCGTCGACGACCACGGCTATTACGGCGTCACCCAGCCCCAGATCCTGCCGCTGCTTTCCGGCAAAACGGTTCCCGAAGCACTGGCCGTGATGATGGGCTTGCCTGTTACGTCAGGCGAACAGATTGTCCGTGCCACGGCCGAACAGGTCTCCGGTGCGTCGATCAGTAACCGCCAATGGCGAAAATTGCTGCACGACGGTTATGCCGAAGACTTGAAGCAAGACGACGAGGAATTCACGCCCAGCGGTGACGCCCCCACGGCGGACGCCGACGCACTGGTCGTCGTTGAACAAGCCGACAAGGATGACATCGAAGTCATCTTCCATGCCGCTGATGGCATTTTTGACGGTCGTTTTGCCAACAACGGTTGGCTGCAAGAATTGCCACAGTCGATCACCAAGGTGACCTGGGACAACGCGGCGGTAATGAGCCCGTCGACGGCGTCGGTGATCGACATTCATCACGGTCAAATGGTGACCATCCGCAACAGCGACGGCGTCAAGGTGACGTTGCCGGTTTACGAGTTGCCCGGATGTGCCCCCGGTGTGATCAGCGTGCCGATCGGCTACGGTCGCGAGCGGGCCGGAATGGTCGGCGGACTTGTCAGCGAAGAAATCGAAGCGGTCGGTGTGGATGTCCAGCCGATTCGGTTCAGCGACGCGATGTTGCTGGCCACGTCGATGGAAGCACGCCGTGTCGAAACCACCTACGACTTGGCAACGACCCAGGATCACTGGGCGATCGACGAACTGGGACGCGAAGAAACCGAAGCCCGCAGTTTCAGCCTGGTCCGCGAAGGCACCACGGCACTGTTGAAGAAGCTGCCCGAGTTCGTGGAGGCCAAGTCGCCGCACGTGCCCGCGGTCGGACCCGCCGGTTCGCTGTGGGAAGAACCGATCAACACGATCGAAAAGGAAGAGCCGAACTTGCCGCAATGGGGCATGTCGATCGACCTGACCAAGTGCATCGGCTGTAACGCCTGTATGGTGGCCTGCCAAAGCGAAAATAACGTGCCGATTGTCGGGCGTGAACAGGTCAAGAACAGTCGCGAAATGCACTGGCTGCGGATCGACCGGTACTTCCAAGGCGATTCCGAGTTCGCCGATGTGGTCCAGGAACCGGTCGCCTGCATGCACTGTGAAACGGCACCCTGTGAACAGGTCTGCCCGGTCGCCGCGACAGTGCACACCGACGAAGGCCTGAACGCAATGGCGTACAACCGCTGCATCGGAACGCGGTACTGTGCCAACAACTGTCCGTTCAAAGTTCGACGGTTCAATTACTTCAACTACAACAGCGACGTCGGCGTCGGCTACGGCATCGATGCATACGAAAGCAACATTGAAAACGCCAGTCGTAAGCTGCAAGCTCTGGTCTTGAACCCCGACGTCACGGTTCGCGGCCGTGGGGTGATGGAAAAGTGCACGTACTGTGTCCAGCGGATCGAAGCCGCCAAGATCAACGCCCGCAAAGACGGCGGACGACCGATCGAAGACGGTGAAGTCGTCACCGCTTGTCAGTCGGCTTGTCCCACCCGGGCGATCGAATTCGGCAACGTCGGCGATTCGGAATCCAAGGTCAGCAAGGCACGCGAAGACATCCGCAGCTACGGCATGCTGCCGCAGTTGAACGTCAAGCCGCGGACGACGTACATGGCCCGCATTCGCAACACGCCGGCGTCGTTGATGACGACGGCACAGTTGCACGACTTGGAACACCTGGAAGCGCCGCATCACGGCGACCACCACCATGGCGATGGCGACCACGACGATCACGGCGATCATGGTCATGGCGATCAGGGGCATGGCGAACAGGGGCACGGCGATCACGACCATGGCGAATCGGGGCACGATCACGACGCACATGACGCCGGATCGGCCAAGCCCGCCGAGACGACTTAG
- the nrfD gene encoding NrfD/PsrC family molybdoenzyme membrane anchor subunit: MALAVPTGLDNTKERPGERAPLVLGDTTYHDITEMVSSIAEKPPGRAWVLGFIVAFALLNMLGLCILYLIYTGVGVWGNRAPIFWGWPIVNFVFWVGIGHAGTLISAILYLFRQEWRTSINRAAEAMTIFAVVCAGTFPGIHVGRAWLAYWLAPYPSLNLWMWPQFRSPLLWDVFAVSTYATVSLLFWYMGMVPDLATFRDRSKNKWRRMAYGILCLGWSGSSRHWMRYEKAYALLAAFAAPLVLSVHTIVSFDFAVSQVPGWHTTIFPPYFVAGAIFSGFAMVITLMVPARKIFSLEKIITLRHLDNMTRIILATGMIVGLAYGTEFFIAWYGQVPEEKFAFINRAFGPYAWAYWTMITCNVISPNLFWFKKVRTTPWMMWVVSIFVNIGMWFERFVITVTSLSRDYLPSAWAYFEPTWVDWAMLVGSFGLFFTLFLLFCKFMPVVNMAETKATLAHELHLSHSGHGGH; the protein is encoded by the coding sequence ATGGCACTTGCCGTACCCACAGGACTGGACAACACCAAAGAACGGCCGGGCGAACGCGCCCCGTTGGTGTTGGGTGATACGACGTATCACGACATCACTGAAATGGTTTCCAGCATTGCAGAAAAGCCACCCGGCCGGGCTTGGGTGCTGGGATTCATCGTGGCGTTCGCCCTGCTAAACATGCTGGGCCTTTGCATCCTGTATTTGATCTACACCGGTGTCGGCGTCTGGGGAAACCGGGCACCGATTTTCTGGGGCTGGCCCATTGTGAACTTCGTGTTCTGGGTCGGGATCGGTCACGCGGGAACGTTGATCAGCGCGATTCTGTATCTGTTCCGGCAAGAATGGCGAACCAGCATCAACCGTGCGGCCGAAGCGATGACGATCTTTGCGGTCGTTTGTGCGGGAACCTTTCCTGGGATTCACGTCGGTCGGGCTTGGTTGGCTTACTGGTTGGCACCGTATCCCAGTTTGAACCTTTGGATGTGGCCACAATTCCGCAGCCCGCTGTTGTGGGACGTGTTCGCGGTCAGCACCTACGCGACCGTGTCGCTGTTGTTCTGGTACATGGGGATGGTGCCCGACTTGGCAACGTTCCGCGACCGCAGCAAGAACAAATGGCGGCGAATGGCCTACGGCATTCTGTGTCTGGGATGGAGCGGTTCGTCGCGTCACTGGATGCGATATGAAAAGGCCTACGCCTTGTTGGCCGCTTTTGCCGCCCCGCTGGTTTTGTCGGTGCACACGATCGTGTCGTTTGACTTTGCGGTTTCACAGGTCCCCGGATGGCACACCACGATCTTCCCGCCGTACTTTGTCGCCGGGGCGATCTTCAGCGGTTTCGCGATGGTGATCACGCTGATGGTTCCGGCCCGAAAGATCTTCAGTCTGGAAAAGATCATCACGCTGCGGCACTTGGACAACATGACCCGGATCATCTTGGCCACCGGCATGATCGTCGGTTTGGCGTACGGGACCGAGTTCTTCATTGCCTGGTACGGCCAAGTCCCCGAAGAAAAATTCGCGTTCATCAACCGTGCGTTCGGGCCTTACGCCTGGGCGTACTGGACAATGATCACTTGCAACGTGATCAGCCCTAACCTGTTCTGGTTCAAGAAGGTTCGCACGACGCCCTGGATGATGTGGGTCGTGTCGATCTTCGTGAACATCGGCATGTGGTTTGAACGTTTCGTGATCACGGTGACCAGTTTGTCACGTGATTACTTGCCCAGTGCATGGGCCTACTTTGAACCGACCTGGGTCGACTGGGCGATGTTGGTCGGATCGTTCGGCCTGTTCTTCACCCTGTTCTTGTTGTTCTGCAAGTTCATGCCGGTCGTGAACATGGCGGAAACCAAAGCGACGTTGGCACACGAGCTTCACCTTTCGCACTCCGGACACGGGGGGCACTGA
- a CDS encoding cytochrome c oxidase subunit I encodes MSAGTLPSNVRDPGFPTERENYLTNSKGFLSWFCTLDHKRIGVMYLIGTVTAFLIGGLLALGIRLHLFSPEGWLFTDNWLGSSVDKNTIYNQVFTLHGAIMVFLFIIPSIPAALGNFLVPVMLGAKDVAFPRLNLSSFYLWMFGALFFIGALLSSGLDTGWTFYTPYSTTTDSSVILATLGAFILGFSSIFTGLNFIVTINTMRPPGMTWFKMPLFLWATYATSIIQVLATPVLGITLLLLIAERVMQIGIFDPEFNGDPVTYQHFFWFYSHPAVYIMILPAFGVISELISVHSHKHIFGYRFIAYSSIAIALLGFLVWGHHMFTAGMSSLTTIIFSALTFTVSVPSAIKVFNWLATMYKGSISLTTPMCYALSFIFLFTIGGLTGLFLGTLATDLHLHDTYFVVAHFHYVMVGGTLIAFLGGVFHWWPKMFGRLYNEWGGRLSAAIVFIGFNLTFLPQFVLGSRGMPRRYATYDPEFAYLHQMSTIGALILGIGLLIALVVLIASLVNGKRSPANPWGAATLEFACTSPPPYYNFERAPVVGDPYDFHDIFWDAENERYVTAEPEREIVPQTVPEESPAHAGGQN; translated from the coding sequence ATGTCTGCCGGCACCCTGCCCAGTAACGTTCGCGATCCGGGATTCCCGACCGAGCGTGAAAACTATCTGACCAACAGCAAAGGGTTCCTCAGCTGGTTCTGCACGTTGGATCACAAACGGATCGGCGTGATGTACCTGATTGGTACCGTCACCGCGTTTTTGATCGGCGGTTTGCTGGCCCTGGGAATTCGCTTGCACCTGTTCAGCCCCGAAGGATGGCTGTTCACCGACAACTGGTTGGGATCGTCCGTCGACAAGAACACGATCTACAACCAGGTGTTCACCCTGCACGGGGCGATCATGGTGTTCTTGTTCATCATCCCCAGTATTCCAGCTGCCCTGGGAAACTTTCTAGTTCCGGTGATGTTGGGGGCCAAGGACGTCGCGTTCCCGCGGCTGAACCTCAGCAGCTTTTACCTATGGATGTTTGGCGCCCTGTTCTTCATCGGCGCTTTGCTTTCCAGCGGTTTGGATACCGGTTGGACGTTCTATACCCCGTACAGCACGACCACCGACAGCAGCGTCATCCTGGCGACGTTGGGGGCTTTCATTCTTGGATTCAGTTCGATCTTCACCGGGTTGAACTTCATCGTGACCATCAACACGATGCGTCCGCCGGGAATGACTTGGTTCAAAATGCCGTTGTTCCTGTGGGCCACCTACGCGACCAGCATCATCCAGGTCCTGGCGACGCCGGTTCTGGGGATCACGCTGTTGTTGCTGATCGCCGAACGCGTCATGCAAATCGGGATCTTTGATCCGGAATTCAACGGCGACCCGGTCACCTATCAACACTTCTTTTGGTTCTACAGCCACCCCGCCGTTTACATCATGATCTTGCCGGCCTTCGGCGTGATCAGTGAATTGATCAGCGTTCACAGCCACAAGCACATCTTCGGCTATCGCTTCATCGCTTATTCGTCGATCGCGATCGCCTTGCTGGGCTTCTTGGTCTGGGGGCACCACATGTTCACGGCCGGCATGAGCTCGCTGACCACGATCATTTTCAGTGCGTTGACCTTTACCGTTTCGGTCCCCTCGGCCATCAAGGTCTTCAACTGGCTGGCGACGATGTACAAGGGCTCGATCAGCCTGACGACGCCAATGTGCTACGCCCTTTCGTTCATCTTCCTGTTCACGATCGGTGGTCTGACCGGATTGTTCCTTGGAACGCTGGCGACAGACTTGCACCTGCACGATACCTACTTCGTCGTCGCACACTTCCACTACGTGATGGTCGGCGGAACACTGATCGCCTTCCTGGGCGGTGTGTTCCACTGGTGGCCCAAGATGTTCGGACGCTTGTACAACGAATGGGGCGGACGTTTGTCCGCGGCGATCGTCTTCATCGGTTTCAACCTGACGTTCCTTCCTCAGTTCGTGCTCGGAAGCCGCGGGATGCCACGTCGTTATGCAACGTACGATCCGGAATTCGCGTACCTGCACCAGATGAGCACCATTGGCGCGTTGATCTTGGGTATCGGATTGTTGATCGCATTGGTGGTGCTGATCGCATCGCTGGTCAACGGCAAGCGATCGCCGGCGAACCCCTGGGGAGCCGCGACGTTGGAGTTCGCGTGCACCAGCCCGCCGCCGTACTACAACTTTGAACGTGCTCCCGTCGTGGGGGACCCCTATGATTTCCACGACATTTTCTGGGACGCCGAAAACGAACGTTACGTGACGGCCGAGCCGGAGCGAGAGATCGTTCCGCAGACCGTACCGGAAGAATCACCGGCCCACGCGGGTGGTCAGAACTGA
- a CDS encoding SCO family protein, which produces MTVKLPQQRIGNLGDTPGRRARQVSCARPGFIAAWAAMIVLLGVVMFVGTASAQPLQSGEGVSLNNSIPREVRSVTVTQKLGENIPADVVMTDSSGKSLSTGDLLDGEIPLLITLNYSDCPMLCNVQLNALVQSLDELELKIGKDFRLLSLSIDPTEPTEKVAQTKDRYLQEVPRQSGAAEGWRFCTAQQEQITKLADALGFSYVYDEQSGEYYHPAMLAYVSPDGVIVRYSLDVGFPVDQLKLSIVEAGQGKVGSAVDQFVLWCYSYDPNKNSYVPQAWKLMRLGGFVTVGALVTALLPFWVGRRRRPAGDPANASSVPHGSQPDSDSDSDAAN; this is translated from the coding sequence GTGACTGTAAAGCTTCCCCAACAACGAATCGGCAATCTCGGCGACACGCCGGGGCGACGCGCACGACAGGTTTCGTGCGCCCGGCCGGGCTTCATCGCGGCCTGGGCCGCGATGATCGTGTTGCTGGGGGTGGTCATGTTCGTTGGGACCGCGTCCGCCCAACCGCTGCAAAGCGGCGAAGGGGTGTCGCTGAACAACTCGATTCCTCGCGAGGTTCGTTCGGTCACCGTGACGCAAAAGCTGGGTGAAAACATCCCCGCCGACGTCGTGATGACGGACTCGTCAGGAAAGTCCCTCTCGACCGGCGACCTGTTGGATGGTGAAATCCCGCTGTTGATCACGCTGAATTACAGCGACTGTCCGATGCTGTGCAACGTCCAGTTGAATGCTTTGGTTCAGTCGCTTGACGAACTGGAATTGAAGATCGGCAAAGACTTTCGGCTCCTCTCGCTCAGCATTGATCCGACCGAACCAACCGAAAAGGTCGCGCAGACCAAAGACCGTTATCTGCAGGAGGTGCCCCGTCAAAGCGGTGCCGCCGAAGGATGGCGGTTCTGTACCGCCCAGCAGGAACAGATCACCAAATTGGCCGATGCCCTTGGGTTCAGTTACGTCTACGACGAGCAATCCGGTGAATACTACCACCCGGCCATGTTGGCTTATGTCAGCCCCGATGGCGTCATCGTCCGTTATTCGCTGGACGTCGGTTTTCCGGTCGACCAGTTGAAGCTGTCGATCGTCGAAGCGGGCCAAGGCAAGGTCGGATCGGCCGTCGACCAGTTCGTGCTGTGGTGTTACAGCTACGACCCGAACAAGAACAGTTATGTCCCGCAAGCTTGGAAACTGATGCGGCTGGGCGGTTTTGTGACCGTCGGCGCGTTGGTGACGGCCCTGTTGCCGTTTTGGGTGGGACGACGTCGCCGCCCCGCCGGTGACCCGGCGAATGCATCCAGCGTTCCCCACGGTTCGCAACCCGATTCCGATTCCGACTCCGACGCGGCAAATTGA
- a CDS encoding cytochrome c oxidase subunit II gives MLDHNQLPLADVNKSLWFPEQASSFAEGVDWVYDTILYISLVFFVGIVIALVWFAIKYHKKKGEPAESQTSHHTPLELLWSIGPSFLLVYMFVVGAISYLDMRTPPEGSYEIGVEAYKWGWTMDYGGGTYHPELHLLLDEPTKLSMRSSDVIHSLFIPAFRAKKDIVPGRYNYMWFKPTVASEKVSDEELAKAKKATGTDAWDYDEYQFTPDGYRFFDLYCAEYCGKSHSEMQTVVVVHETQEELDAWIKEKASRPDDVAPEAWGKTLYNQRGCASCHSIDGSKRVGPSFKDLAGSTHALADGSSVTVDPNYIRESILEPKAKVVAGYNPVMPSYKGQLSDDDIDSIIAYLKTLAE, from the coding sequence ATGTTGGACCACAATCAACTGCCGCTGGCTGATGTCAACAAAAGCCTCTGGTTCCCCGAGCAAGCGTCGTCGTTTGCCGAAGGTGTGGACTGGGTCTATGACACGATTCTTTACATCAGCCTCGTTTTCTTCGTCGGCATCGTGATCGCCTTGGTTTGGTTTGCGATCAAGTACCACAAGAAGAAGGGCGAACCGGCCGAAAGCCAGACTTCGCACCACACGCCTTTGGAATTGTTGTGGTCGATCGGTCCGTCATTCCTGTTGGTCTACATGTTCGTCGTCGGTGCGATCAGCTACCTGGACATGCGGACTCCGCCCGAAGGATCGTACGAGATCGGCGTCGAGGCCTACAAATGGGGCTGGACGATGGATTACGGCGGCGGGACCTACCACCCCGAACTGCACCTGTTGTTGGATGAGCCCACCAAGCTGTCGATGCGCAGCAGCGACGTGATCCACAGCCTGTTTATCCCGGCCTTCCGAGCCAAGAAGGACATCGTGCCGGGGCGATACAACTACATGTGGTTCAAGCCGACCGTCGCCAGCGAAAAGGTGTCCGACGAGGAACTGGCCAAGGCCAAGAAGGCAACCGGTACCGACGCTTGGGACTACGACGAGTATCAATTCACGCCCGACGGTTATCGCTTCTTCGATCTTTACTGTGCGGAATACTGTGGCAAAAGTCACAGCGAAATGCAGACGGTCGTGGTCGTTCACGAAACCCAAGAAGAACTGGACGCCTGGATCAAAGAAAAGGCATCGCGTCCTGACGATGTGGCACCCGAAGCTTGGGGAAAGACGCTCTACAACCAACGCGGTTGTGCCAGCTGTCACTCCATCGACGGCAGCAAGCGTGTCGGTCCGTCGTTCAAGGATTTGGCCGGTTCCACGCACGCGTTGGCCGACGGATCCAGTGTGACGGTTGACCCGAACTACATCCGTGAATCGATCCTGGAACCCAAGGCGAAGGTGGTCGCAGGCTACAACCCTGTGATGCCCAGCTACAAAGGCCAACTGAGTGACGACGATATCGATTCGATCATCGCTTATCTGAAAACCCTGGCTGAGTGA
- a CDS encoding quinol:electron acceptor oxidoreductase subunit ActD, with amino-acid sequence MTEQTKDKKVHGVVAEYTDVDSLMAACRRIRDAGYKRTDAFTPFPVHGIDDALGIKPTVLPWIALGAGATGTMIALAMQIWMNGIDYQYIISGKPFISLPAFIPVAFELTILLASFGTFFGMWALNGLPRFSNPIFTNPRFDRATDDTFFLYIDAKDPQFDQAGVERLLGDAGGEQITAVVDDDTPTKIPRFLLTAIVSVIALSMIPALIVAKMRVTTSDKPRFHIFMDMDLSPAKDAQQTSTLFADLRAMRPDVPGTVARGAFDGNLDYLTGIDMEELSMTDAPRAQRLVAAYAQGDDASGQEGGDDESADSGDAAAQTDKTPWLKYNPLDVDMDVLQRGQTQFGIYCATCHGLDGRGNGLVNQRAQRILATAWVPPSNMHDPTLYQDQYPDGKLFSTITNGVRKMAGYASQIEPEDRWAIVAYVRALQKSQNASLDEVPSADRGTIEQEVADVKQQLKEAAEAERQRQEEAAAKAAAEEAEQAEEAAAKEAESAEAENTEE; translated from the coding sequence ATGACTGAGCAAACCAAAGACAAGAAAGTTCACGGCGTCGTCGCCGAATACACGGATGTTGATTCGTTGATGGCTGCGTGCCGCCGGATCCGCGACGCGGGTTACAAGCGGACCGATGCCTTCACGCCCTTTCCGGTTCACGGGATCGATGACGCGTTGGGCATCAAGCCGACCGTGTTGCCGTGGATCGCGCTCGGTGCGGGTGCAACCGGAACGATGATCGCTTTGGCGATGCAGATCTGGATGAACGGCATCGATTACCAATACATCATTTCGGGCAAGCCGTTCATCAGTCTGCCGGCCTTCATCCCGGTCGCCTTTGAATTGACGATTCTGTTGGCTTCCTTCGGGACGTTCTTCGGAATGTGGGCGCTTAACGGGTTGCCGCGTTTCAGCAATCCGATTTTCACCAACCCGCGTTTTGATCGGGCGACCGACGATACGTTTTTCTTGTACATCGACGCCAAAGATCCTCAGTTCGATCAGGCCGGTGTCGAACGGTTGCTTGGTGACGCCGGGGGCGAACAGATCACCGCGGTTGTCGATGATGACACGCCGACAAAGATTCCGCGTTTCTTGTTGACCGCGATCGTTTCGGTCATCGCCCTGTCGATGATTCCGGCGTTGATCGTGGCCAAGATGCGGGTGACGACCAGCGACAAGCCTCGTTTCCACATCTTCATGGACATGGACTTGTCGCCCGCCAAAGACGCACAGCAAACGTCAACGCTGTTCGCCGATTTGCGTGCGATGCGTCCCGACGTTCCCGGAACCGTCGCGCGTGGTGCGTTTGACGGCAATCTGGATTACCTGACCGGCATCGACATGGAAGAACTGTCGATGACCGATGCCCCACGCGCACAGCGGTTGGTGGCCGCTTACGCCCAGGGCGATGACGCTTCGGGTCAGGAAGGTGGTGACGACGAATCGGCAGATTCCGGTGACGCCGCCGCCCAGACGGACAAGACGCCTTGGCTGAAGTACAACCCGCTAGACGTCGACATGGACGTGCTGCAGCGTGGCCAAACCCAATTCGGAATCTACTGTGCCACCTGTCACGGTCTGGATGGTCGCGGCAACGGATTGGTCAACCAGCGTGCCCAACGCATTCTGGCCACGGCCTGGGTACCGCCGTCGAACATGCACGATCCGACGCTGTACCAAGACCAGTATCCCGACGGAAAACTGTTCAGCACGATCACCAATGGCGTCCGTAAGATGGCCGGATACGCGTCACAGATCGAACCGGAAGACCGCTGGGCGATCGTGGCTTATGTCCGGGCGTTGCAGAAGAGTCAGAACGCTTCGCTGGACGAAGTTCCGTCGGCTGACCGCGGCACGATCGAGCAAGAAGTGGCCGACGTGAAGCAACAGTTGAAGGAGGCCGCGGAGGCCGAGCGTCAACGCCAAGAAGAAGCGGCCGCCAAAGCGGCGGCGGAAGAAGCCGAGCAGGCGGAAGAGGCTGCCGCCAAGGAAGCCGAGTCCGCCGAAGCCGAAAACACCGAAGAATAG